The following nucleotide sequence is from Tardiphaga sp. 709.
GATTTCATCCGCCGTTATTACGAGTCCGACCGGCCGATCGAGCTACGTCCGGTCGAATTCCAGCGTTATGCCGGCGAGAAGATTCCGGAGGGGCGGATTAATTTCTGGATTCGTACCGCCGCGAAGCTGCCGGACGATCCGGCACTCCATATGTGCGCGCTGGCCTACGCGTCGGACTTTTCACTGCTCGATTCCATCATGGCCCGCTATGGCCGCACTTTGTTCGACGGGCAGGCAATGGCGGCCAGTCTTGACCACGCCATGTGGTTTCACCGCCCGTTCCGCGCCGACGAATGGCTGCTCTACAGCCAGGATTCGCCGAGCGCCCAGAACGGCCGTGGCCTCGCGCGCGGCCTGATCTTCAAGCCCGACGGCACGCTGGTGGCGACCGTGGCGCAGGAAGGCTCAGTACGCGAGCGACGCGAGAAGCCAGCGACGTAAGTCGCTTCGCTTCCAGTCCGGAATTACTGCTTGCCGTCCTGGCGTGCAGTTGGCCCGCCCGAAGGCAGCGCCGGCGCCCAATTTCCACGCGTCGTGCC
It contains:
- the tesB gene encoding acyl-CoA thioesterase II — encoded protein: MSKSLIDLIDILDLETIEVNMFRGRSPKTRWQRVFGGQVIGQAMVASCRTVENRMPHSLHCYFILPGDPQIPIVYEVERLRDGKSYSTRRVTAIQHGHAIFSMMVSFHAEEEDSFNHQDPMPDVPPPDKLTAEELSKHPIIEKMPDFIRRYYESDRPIELRPVEFQRYAGEKIPEGRINFWIRTAAKLPDDPALHMCALAYASDFSLLDSIMARYGRTLFDGQAMAASLDHAMWFHRPFRADEWLLYSQDSPSAQNGRGLARGLIFKPDGTLVATVAQEGSVRERREKPAT